A stretch of Deltaproteobacteria bacterium DNA encodes these proteins:
- a CDS encoding glycine--tRNA ligase subunit beta encodes MPRELLVEVGTEEIPAGFAAAALADLARRVPERLAAARLAHGAVAVYGTPRRLAVSVVDVADRQPDLAERVVGPPVRAAYDADGRPTKAAIGFAAKNGVDVADLERAEVDGRKGEYVVCTRREAGQPALAVLADLIPSLLSDIPWPKQMRWHWRDEAFARPVHWVVAIYGGEVVPFTFRGVASGRMTRGHRFLAPGPIELDGDRDGYLRALRKAFVVADPAVRRDTIRGELRRIEEETGARVRRDDALVDEVCFLVEYPVGVCGQFDAAYLDVPEEVIVSAMRSHQRYFAMETRDGALTNRFATIAGTITRDVDVVRQGNERVLAARLADARFFFEEDRKRSLDEWAERLDGVVFQAKLGTVGAKVRRIARIAATFAPAGSEAAVARAAALCKADLVTHMVGEFPDLQGVMGAHYARLAGEPDAVCAAIREHYLPRGAGDALPQTDAGACLAIADRIDTIAGCFAVGLTPTGSADPYALRRAALGVLSILLDRGWRVGLDALVRAAAAEHEIAVPVDDVLEFLRVRLRGLLVDGRGLPADCVDAALAAGFFDVPDAAARAEAVAGLRNRPDFEPLATAFKRVANILKGEAAAGEPDAEALAEPAERALFDALAAVRDEAARHVAAGDYRAALRELAALKDPVDRFFDEVLVLDEDPAVRANRLALLSAIHSAFARIADFRHLAV; translated from the coding sequence ATGCCGCGTGAACTGCTCGTCGAGGTCGGCACCGAGGAGATCCCGGCCGGGTTTGCGGCGGCCGCGCTCGCCGACCTCGCGCGCCGGGTGCCCGAGCGCCTTGCCGCCGCTCGGCTCGCGCACGGAGCGGTCGCGGTGTACGGCACGCCGCGGCGCCTGGCGGTATCCGTGGTCGACGTCGCCGACCGCCAGCCGGATCTCGCCGAGCGAGTCGTCGGACCGCCGGTGCGCGCCGCCTACGACGCGGACGGCCGCCCGACCAAGGCGGCGATCGGATTTGCGGCGAAAAACGGCGTCGACGTGGCGGACCTCGAGCGCGCCGAGGTCGACGGCCGCAAGGGCGAGTACGTGGTGTGCACGCGGCGGGAGGCAGGCCAGCCCGCGCTCGCCGTGCTGGCCGATCTGATCCCGTCGCTGCTGTCGGACATTCCGTGGCCGAAGCAGATGCGCTGGCATTGGCGCGACGAGGCGTTCGCGCGTCCGGTCCACTGGGTGGTCGCGATCTACGGCGGCGAGGTCGTGCCGTTTACGTTCCGCGGGGTCGCGTCCGGTCGGATGACGCGCGGCCACCGCTTCCTCGCGCCCGGCCCGATCGAACTCGACGGCGACCGCGACGGCTACCTCAGGGCGCTGCGCAAGGCGTTCGTCGTCGCCGACCCGGCCGTTCGCCGCGACACGATCCGCGGCGAACTGCGCCGGATCGAGGAGGAGACCGGTGCGCGGGTGCGCCGGGACGACGCACTCGTCGACGAAGTGTGTTTCCTCGTCGAGTACCCGGTCGGCGTGTGCGGCCAGTTCGACGCCGCCTACCTCGACGTGCCGGAAGAGGTCATCGTCTCGGCGATGCGTTCGCACCAGCGCTATTTCGCGATGGAGACCCGCGACGGCGCGCTCACCAATCGGTTCGCGACGATCGCCGGGACGATCACGCGCGACGTGGACGTCGTCCGCCAGGGCAACGAGCGGGTGCTCGCGGCGAGGCTGGCGGACGCGCGGTTCTTCTTCGAGGAGGATCGCAAGCGTTCGCTCGACGAATGGGCCGAGCGACTCGACGGCGTCGTGTTCCAGGCCAAGCTCGGGACGGTGGGCGCCAAGGTGCGCCGCATCGCCCGGATCGCGGCGACGTTCGCGCCGGCCGGCAGCGAAGCGGCGGTCGCGCGCGCGGCCGCGCTGTGCAAGGCCGACCTGGTGACGCACATGGTTGGCGAGTTTCCCGACCTGCAGGGCGTGATGGGCGCCCACTACGCGCGGCTGGCCGGCGAGCCGGACGCCGTGTGTGCGGCGATCCGCGAGCACTACCTGCCGCGCGGGGCCGGCGACGCGCTGCCGCAGACCGACGCCGGCGCGTGCCTGGCGATCGCCGACCGGATCGACACGATCGCGGGCTGCTTCGCGGTCGGTCTGACGCCGACCGGATCGGCCGACCCGTACGCATTGCGGCGGGCCGCGCTCGGCGTGCTGTCGATTCTGCTCGACCGCGGCTGGCGCGTCGGCCTCGACGCGCTCGTGCGCGCGGCGGCGGCGGAGCACGAGATCGCCGTGCCGGTCGACGACGTGCTCGAGTTCCTGCGCGTGCGCTTGCGCGGCCTGTTGGTCGACGGGCGCGGGTTGCCGGCCGACTGCGTCGACGCCGCGCTCGCCGCCGGCTTCTTCGACGTGCCCGACGCCGCCGCCCGCGCCGAGGCGGTCGCCGGGCTGCGGAACCGCCCCGACTTCGAGCCGCTCGCGACCGCGTTCAAGCGGGTGGCGAACATCCTCAAGGGAGAGGCGGCGGCCGGCGAGCCGGACGCCGAGGCGCTCGCCGAGCCGGCCGAACGCGCGCTGTTCGACGCGCTCGCCGCCGTCCGCGACGAAGCGGCGCGCCACGTCGCCGCGGGCGACTACCGCGCGGCATTGCGCGAACTCGCGGCGCTCAAGGACCCGGTCGACCGCTTCTTCGACGAGGTGCTCGTGCTCGACGAGGATCCCGCGGTGCGCGCCAACCGGCTCGCGCTGCTGTCTGCGATCCACTCGGCGTTCGCGCGAATCGCCGACTTTCGACACCTGGCGGTGTAG
- a CDS encoding glycine--tRNA ligase subunit alpha, producing the protein MYLQDLIFELQRFWSERGCTVHQPVDVEVGAGTFHPATFLHVLGPEPWNAAFVQPCRRPTDGRYGDNPNRLGAYFQFQVGLKPSPLDVQELYLDSLRRVGLDPLSHDIRFVEDDWESPTLGAWGLGWEVWADGMEVTQYTYFQQAGGIDLMPVTCELTYGLERIAMYLQDCDNVYDLRWNADVTYGQIRHQAEVEYSVYHFEQADVALGFELFDKYEAECTRLVGADIPLPAYDYCMKASHVFNILDARGAISVTERQRYIGRVRQMARRCAEAFLIARARRRFPLLPPAVGERAAAAFDAALDRGVNAAALAAAREAMPHAA; encoded by the coding sequence ATGTACCTGCAGGACCTGATTTTCGAACTCCAGCGGTTCTGGTCCGAGCGCGGCTGCACCGTGCACCAACCGGTGGACGTCGAGGTGGGCGCCGGAACGTTCCACCCGGCGACGTTCTTGCACGTGCTCGGCCCCGAGCCGTGGAATGCGGCGTTCGTGCAGCCGTGCCGTCGCCCCACCGACGGCCGCTACGGCGACAACCCGAACCGGTTGGGGGCGTACTTTCAGTTCCAGGTCGGCCTCAAGCCGTCGCCGCTCGACGTCCAGGAGTTGTACTTGGATTCGCTGCGGCGCGTCGGGCTCGACCCGTTGTCGCACGACATCCGCTTCGTCGAGGACGACTGGGAGTCGCCCACCCTCGGCGCGTGGGGCCTCGGCTGGGAGGTGTGGGCCGACGGCATGGAGGTGACCCAGTACACGTATTTCCAGCAGGCCGGCGGCATCGATCTGATGCCGGTGACGTGCGAGCTCACCTACGGGCTCGAGCGCATCGCCATGTACCTGCAGGACTGCGACAACGTCTACGACCTCCGGTGGAACGCGGACGTGACCTACGGGCAGATTCGGCATCAGGCGGAGGTCGAGTACTCCGTCTATCACTTCGAACAGGCGGACGTCGCGCTCGGCTTCGAGCTGTTCGACAAGTACGAGGCCGAGTGCACGCGGTTGGTCGGGGCCGACATTCCGCTGCCCGCGTACGACTACTGCATGAAGGCGTCGCACGTGTTCAACATCCTCGACGCGCGGGGCGCGATCAGCGTGACCGAGCGCCAGCGCTACATCGGCCGGGTTCGCCAGATGGCGCGGCGGTGCGCCGAGGCCTTTCTGATCGCGCGCGCGCGGCGGCGGTTCCCGCTGTTGCCGCCGGCGGTCGGAGAGCGCGCCGCGGCGGCGTTCGATGCGGCCCTCGACCGCGGCGTCAACGCGGCGGCGCTGGCGGCCGCGCGGGAGGCGATGCCCCATGCCGCGTGA
- a CDS encoding PEGA domain-containing protein, producing MGMADRIGSAAVVAAVLIAGVPHAAAQSANDKREAKKHLKAGDRHRDRGDRYRRRGDEEKAVAEYEAALADYQAAYERVPNPTLYYPIAQVEERLGMDLEALDHYRKVLAEAEGLPDDLRAEIEVAIDKLKERLALVTFHVEPEGATVAVDGVVVGTAPLSEPVAFIPGEISIKVTKDGYKPYEDKRTVDVGEQTIEVYLDKLIKTVPAEPIVEAPPPRSEPPAPAGRTRVIVGASVAGGLVATAIVTGVLAASKHGDFEDDTLPVSERESARDSGKTLALVTDLLWVGAISAGAYTAYYYFTDYRANRERAARRARDTHAARMWIAPYAGTGQVGVAAGGAF from the coding sequence ATGGGGATGGCTGATCGCATCGGCTCGGCGGCGGTCGTCGCGGCCGTGTTGATCGCGGGCGTTCCGCACGCGGCCGCGCAATCCGCGAACGACAAACGTGAGGCGAAAAAACACCTGAAGGCCGGCGACCGCCACCGCGACCGCGGCGATCGCTACCGCAGGCGCGGCGACGAGGAAAAGGCCGTCGCGGAGTACGAGGCGGCCCTCGCGGACTACCAGGCCGCCTACGAACGCGTGCCGAATCCGACTCTGTACTACCCGATCGCGCAGGTCGAGGAGCGCCTCGGGATGGATCTCGAGGCGCTCGATCACTACCGCAAGGTGTTGGCCGAGGCCGAAGGCTTGCCGGACGACCTTCGCGCGGAGATCGAAGTGGCCATCGACAAACTCAAGGAGCGGCTCGCGCTCGTCACGTTTCACGTCGAGCCGGAGGGAGCCACCGTCGCCGTGGACGGCGTCGTCGTCGGGACGGCACCGCTGTCCGAACCGGTGGCGTTCATTCCCGGCGAGATCTCGATCAAGGTCACGAAGGACGGTTACAAGCCGTACGAGGACAAGCGCACGGTCGACGTCGGCGAGCAGACGATCGAGGTGTACCTGGACAAGTTGATCAAGACCGTGCCGGCGGAGCCGATCGTCGAGGCGCCGCCGCCGCGTTCCGAGCCGCCAGCGCCGGCGGGCCGCACGCGCGTGATCGTCGGTGCGTCCGTCGCCGGCGGCCTGGTCGCGACGGCGATCGTCACGGGCGTGTTGGCCGCGTCCAAGCACGGCGACTTCGAAGACGACACGCTGCCCGTGTCGGAGCGCGAGAGTGCGCGCGACAGTGGCAAGACGCTCGCGCTCGTAACCGACCTGCTGTGGGTCGGGGCGATCTCGGCGGGCGCGTACACCGCGTACTACTACTTCACCGATTACCGCGCCAATCGCGAGCGCGCGGCGCGGCGCGCTCGCGACACGCACGCGGCGCGCATGTGGATTGCGCCGTACGCCGGGACCGGCCAGGTCGGAGTGGCTGCCGGCGGGGCGTTCTGA
- the recO gene encoding DNA repair protein RecO gives MADATDALLLRAVPYRDADLIVTLLSRDLGKLSALARGARRSSRRFGARLALFTVGRAELRARRGELWTLASYDVVRDFTGLGGDVAAVAHGSYGLELVRELTAFEQAEPAIFDLVVELFEALAARGASPSVLRAFELRLLELVGLAPELDACIACGDAAALAAAGTVLDGLRGGAVCAACHAGASAKPLPPDALAALRAARATTRLVDAPADGGAGAAAARDALVAMVLAHVGKPLRSLEFIAKMSAPVVPSRHGDG, from the coding sequence ATGGCGGACGCGACCGACGCCCTGCTGCTGCGTGCCGTCCCATACCGGGACGCCGACCTGATCGTCACGTTGCTGTCGCGCGACCTCGGCAAGCTGTCGGCCCTCGCGCGCGGCGCGCGGCGGTCGTCCCGGCGATTCGGCGCGCGGCTGGCCCTGTTCACCGTGGGCCGGGCCGAATTGCGCGCCCGGCGCGGCGAGCTGTGGACGCTGGCGAGCTACGACGTGGTCCGCGACTTCACCGGCCTCGGCGGCGACGTCGCCGCGGTCGCGCACGGCAGCTACGGGCTCGAGCTGGTGCGCGAACTCACCGCGTTCGAACAGGCCGAGCCGGCGATCTTCGACCTGGTGGTCGAGTTGTTCGAGGCGCTGGCTGCCCGCGGCGCGTCGCCGAGCGTGTTGCGCGCGTTCGAGTTGCGCCTGCTCGAACTCGTCGGGCTCGCGCCCGAACTGGACGCATGCATCGCGTGCGGTGACGCGGCGGCCCTGGCGGCGGCGGGTACGGTGCTCGACGGCCTGCGCGGCGGCGCGGTGTGCGCCGCGTGTCACGCCGGCGCGAGCGCCAAGCCGCTGCCTCCGGACGCGCTGGCGGCCCTGCGCGCCGCGCGGGCGACCACGCGGCTCGTGGACGCGCCCGCCGACGGCGGCGCGGGCGCGGCCGCAGCGCGCGACGCGCTCGTCGCAATGGTCCTCGCGCACGTCGGCAAGCCGCTGCGGTCGCTGGAGTTCATCGCCAAGATGAGCGCACCGGTGGTACCCTCGCGGCATGGGGATGGCTGA